From the Diospyros lotus cultivar Yz01 chromosome 13, ASM1463336v1, whole genome shotgun sequence genome, one window contains:
- the LOC127789301 gene encoding PWWP domain-containing protein 5-like, with amino-acid sequence MDLSSAVVSLGRDDEMNGTNVSELPVGPGVSETLADRSSGLGSVDEGLGSVDRRNGAEAETGRVDSVDGAKAVDMLIESELEGDDGGDANSAEKSEGESKNVGTFYEEEAETRHVDSVNGAKAVDISIESDLEGNDDGDVTLAEKRERESKNVGAFSEVERKEGAMGGTSFAEEGGDRNEGSQLVEEKMNVRAGCVALSDLEYEGLIPVPMAVSSRMPLHGGVKADNSRVLEFSDQLPHGSLSLAVADGDLKYGGSIENEGTEIKGDSSRLVHLVDDAAPHINGFGSDGNQQVVTKAPTRGIHQPQYVGIRHLKHNGLLETQGKECWTENENQIHASDLVWGKVRSHPWWPGQIFDPADSSEKAMRYCKKERYLIAYFGDETFAWNEASRIKPFYEHFSKMEKQSSMEAFCHAVHCALEEVSRRVEFGLACLCLSEEVYKSIKTQIIVNAGVRKESSRRDGGDENSSAGSFIPTDLVHYLKALAQSPSDGTDQLKFVTARAQLLAFNRWKGFYQLPKFKMLGDLLEDEANALLTGETKCSEGLDRNEICAPTCNKQVPMGKGKLTAQDSSFRKRKKISKNGVSPSKKERRISDLLSESHKNLSDEESEPGRKASRKLTYSSVKKRKSGDIIPDDSKAKIGKTSLSPLITRHASRIGESITRVARKLAVSTPILKNTYRKTGYGGSNKTSSNRRQVILAECPPPNEMLSRLFLVAKDPIGVKHLLSTSVDFLSEFRNSFCLEDSTLLKREKSMREVSGKQTGKKLSTLGSNTEGQASLELETSNGKGSAIIEPEAALELDSKLNLKQESAVVNSGLAAKPTSPVDEKCKEQCIPTALILNFTNLDTVPPIPNLNQIFSRYGPLEESETVVLKKSKLHLVKVVFKRCADAETAFSSTGKYSMFGPSLVSYRLDYSPVLKTSNSATKKCRKATTSVEGSVA; translated from the coding sequence ATGGACCTCAGCTCCGCCGTCGTTTCGCTTGGACGGGACGACGAGATGAATGGGACTAACGTTTCAGAATTACCAGTTGGACCTGGCGTTTCAGAAACCCTAGCGGACCGGTCGTCGGGATTGGGTTCGGTGGACGAGGGCTTGGGGTCTGTAGATAGGCGGAACGGAGCAGAGGCAGAAACGGGGCGTGTAGATAGCGTGGATGGTGCTAAAGCGGTTGATATGTTGATTGAAAGTGAACTTGAGGGGGATGATGGTGGGGATGCGAATTCAGCGGAGAAAAGTGAAGGCGAGAGCAAGAATGTTGGTACATTTTATGAGGAAGAAGCAGAAACGAGACATGTAGATAGCGTGAATGGTGCTAAAGCGGTTGATATATCGATTGAAAGTGACCTCGAGGGGAATGATGATGGGGATGTGACTTTAGCAGAGAAAAGAGAACGTGAGAGCAAGAATGTTGGTGCATTTTCTGAGGTAGAACGGAAAGAAGGTGCAATGGGGGGAACAAGTTTTGCCGAGGAGGGAGGGGATAGGAATGAGGGTTCTCAGCTTGTTGAAGAGAAAATGAACGTGAGAGCTGGATGCGTGGCACTTTCCGATCTAGAGTATGAGGGCTTGATCCCTGTTCCCATGGCAGTTTCTTCCAGGATGCCTTTACATGGTGGAGTTAAAGCTGATAATTCCAGGGTTTTAGAATTTTCTGACCAACTTCCACATGGAAGTCTGTCTTTGGCAGTGGCAGATGGGGACTTGAAGTATGGTGGCAGCATAGAAAATGAAGGAACTGAGATTAAAGGAGACTCAAGTAGATTAGTTCATTTAGTGGATGATGCAGCTCCTCACATTAATGGGTTTGGTTCAGATGGAAACCAACAGGTTGTAACTAAAGCACCAACAAGAGGCATTCACCAGCCACAATATGTTGGGATAAGACACTTGAAACATAATGGTTTGCTGGAGACTCAAGGGAAAGAATGTTGGactgaaaatgaaaatcagATTCATGCGTCTGACCTAGTATGGGGCAAAGTGAGGAGCCATCCATGGTGGCCTGGACAGATTTTTGATCCTGCTGATTCATCAGAAAAGGCAATGAGATACTGCAAAAAGGAGCGTTATTTGATAGCGTATTTTGGGGACGAGACATTTGCTTGGAATGAAGCATCACGGATCAAGCCATTCTATGAGCATTTTTCTAAAATGGAGAAACAGAGCAGTATGGAAGCTTTCTGTCATGCTGTGCATTGTGCATTGGAAGAGGTTTCGAGGCGGGTTGAGTTTGGCCTGGCTTGTTTATGCTTGTCAGAGGAGGTGTATAAATCCATCAAAACACAAATTATTGTTAATGCTGGAGTTCGGAAAGAATCAAGTAGAAGAGATGGAGGGGATGAAAATTCAAGTGCAGGCTCCTTTATCCCCACTGACCTTGTCCACTATTTGAAAGCTTTAGCACAGTCTCCATCTGATGGAACTGATCAATTGAAATTTGTCACAGCACGAGCCCAACTCTTGGCTTTCAACCGTTGGAAGGGTTTTTATCAGCTGCCCAAGTTCAAAATGCTTGGTGATTTATTGGAGGATGAAGCGAACGCCCTTTTAACAGGTGAAACGAAGTGTTCTGAGGGACTGGATAGGAATGAAATTTGTGCACCCACATGCAACAAGCAAGTTCCAATGGGAAAAGGAAAGTTGACTGCTCAAGACAGTTCTTTTAGGAAACgtaaaaaaatatccaaaaatggTGTGTCCCCAAGCAAAAAAGAGAGGCGCATATCTGACTTGCTGTCTGAGAGTCACAAAAATTTGTCAGATGAAGAGAGTGAGCCTGGGAGGAAAGCTAGCAGGAAGTTGACTTACTCTTCTGTTAAGAAACGCAAGTCGGGTGATATTATACCTGACGACTCAAAGGCGAAGATCGGAAAAACTTCTTTGTCACCATTGATCACGAGACATGCTTCAAGGATTGGAGAAAGCATAACCAGGGTTGCACGGAAACTAGCCGTGTCAACTCCAATTCTAAAGAATACTTATAGAAAAACAGGTTATGGTGGAAGCAACAAAACATCTTCCAATAGAAGACAGGTCATTTTAGCAGAGTGTCCTCCTCCAAATGAGATGCTTTCACGACTCTTTCTTGTTGCCAAAGATCCAATTGGAGTGAAACATTTATTGAGTACTAGTGTTGATTTTCTCTCTGAGTTCAGGAATTCATTTTGCCTGGAGGACTCAACCTTGTTAAAACGTGAAAAGTCAATGAGAGAAGTGTCTGGTAAGCAGACTGGGAAAAAGTTATCTACATTGGGGAGCAACACTGAAGGGCAAGCATCACTTGAACTTGAGACCTCAAATGGAAAGGGGAGCGCTATCATTGAACCAGAAGCAGCTCTTGAGTTGGactcaaaattgaatttgaaacagGAAAGTGCTGTTGTGAACTCTGGATTGGCGGCAAAACCAACCAGTCCAGTGGATGAGAAATGTAAGGAACAATGCATTCCAACTGCATTAATTCTGAACTTTACAAACTTGGATACTGTTCCTCCAATACCAAATCTCAACCAGATATTTAGCCGTTATGGACCTTTAGAGGAATCAGAGACTGTGGTGCTGAAGAAGAGCAAACTCCACCTCGTTAAGGTGGTCTTCAAGAGGTGTGCCGATGCTGAAACTGCTTTCAGCAGTACTGGAAAATACAGCATGTTTGGGCCTTCATTGGTCAGTTACCGCCTTGATTACTCACCTGTGCTTAAAACTTCTAATTCTGCAACAAAGAAATGCAGGAAGGCCACAACATCTGTGGAAGGAAGTGTTGCTTGA